The proteins below are encoded in one region of Maribacter aestuarii:
- a CDS encoding DUF4293 domain-containing protein, giving the protein MIQRVQSLYLVIVALLSAVLPFFVNLWSDAQGTEIYANNEILVSIVFYVSGALALWAIFLFKNRKNQFVVNRLNMILNLFLLGFFVYRSLNLSGETTVSEKGIGMLIPVFSIVFLALANRAIKKDEDLVKSVDRLR; this is encoded by the coding sequence ATGATTCAAAGAGTACAAAGTCTATATTTGGTTATTGTGGCACTCTTGTCTGCCGTACTTCCATTCTTTGTAAATCTTTGGTCGGACGCTCAGGGAACTGAGATTTATGCCAACAACGAGATTTTGGTATCCATTGTTTTTTATGTTTCGGGCGCATTGGCCTTATGGGCTATCTTTCTATTTAAAAACAGAAAAAATCAGTTTGTGGTGAATAGACTGAACATGATATTAAATCTTTTTTTACTAGGATTTTTCGTTTACCGATCACTAAATTTATCCGGAGAGACCACGGTCTCTGAGAAGGGTATTGGGATGTTGATTCCTGTATTTTCTATCGTTTTTTTAGCCCTTGCCAATAGGGCCATAAAGAAGGATGAAGATCTTGTAAAATCTGTAGATCGTTTACGTTAA
- the truA gene encoding tRNA pseudouridine(38-40) synthase TruA, with protein MRYFIQFSYFGKAYHGWQKQPNAITVQEVLEDALSKLVREEVNTTGAGRTDTGVHAKIMYAHFDVATIMNPYALVLRLNAFLPDDIAVQNIIEVGPEAHARFDATQRTYEYWICTEKNPFYKDVSHYIYKKLDLSRMNQGASLLIGKKDFECFSKSNTDVNTYFCTIKEAVWFTDVEKLIFRITADRFLRNMVRAVVGTLVDVGSGKYEPDYVNTIINSKDRSKAGVSVPAKGLYLTSIVYPNTIIKNG; from the coding sequence TTGAGATATTTTATTCAATTTTCATACTTTGGTAAGGCTTATCATGGGTGGCAAAAACAACCCAACGCCATAACGGTTCAGGAAGTATTAGAAGATGCTCTCTCTAAATTGGTACGGGAGGAAGTAAATACTACGGGTGCTGGTCGTACGGATACCGGTGTACATGCTAAAATCATGTATGCCCACTTTGATGTAGCAACGATTATGAACCCTTATGCTTTAGTCTTAAGGCTTAATGCCTTTCTCCCAGACGACATTGCGGTGCAAAATATAATTGAAGTGGGTCCCGAGGCACACGCGCGATTCGATGCTACGCAACGCACTTATGAGTATTGGATCTGTACTGAGAAAAACCCATTTTATAAAGATGTCTCTCATTACATTTATAAAAAGCTTGATTTGTCCCGTATGAATCAAGGGGCATCACTCCTAATTGGGAAAAAAGACTTCGAGTGCTTTTCCAAATCAAATACAGATGTCAATACTTATTTCTGTACAATAAAGGAAGCTGTTTGGTTCACCGATGTTGAAAAACTGATATTTCGTATTACCGCAGATCGATTTTTAAGAAATATGGTCAGGGCCGTAGTGGGAACGCTCGTGGATGTTGGGTCTGGCAAGTATGAACCGGACTATGTTAATACCATCATAAATAGTAAAGATCGGTCCAAAGCCGGAGTTTCTGTACCCGCAAAAGGATTATATTTGACATCTATTGTCTATCCCAATACGATTATAAAAAATGGATAA
- the rpsT gene encoding 30S ribosomal protein S20: MANHKSALKRIRRNEAVRLRNRYQHKTTRNAIKKLRSEEKKKDAEALFPSVVSMIDRLAKRNIIHDNKAANLKSKLAKHIAAL; the protein is encoded by the coding sequence ATGGCAAATCATAAGTCGGCATTAAAAAGAATCAGAAGAAACGAAGCTGTTCGTTTACGTAACAGATATCAACATAAAACCACGCGTAACGCTATTAAAAAGTTACGTAGTGAGGAGAAGAAGAAAGATGCCGAGGCGTTGTTTCCAAGTGTTGTAAGTATGATTGATCGCCTTGCAAAGCGAAACATCATACACGATAATAAAGCTGCTAACCTTAAAAGTAAATTGGCAAAGCATATAGCTGCGCTTTAA
- the rho gene encoding transcription termination factor Rho, whose translation MFEITDLKSKKLPELQEIAKGLKVPKFKTLKKLDLVYQILDLQAANPKAAAAIAPTTETPSKPKPRPRPRKDTSGKKEETQTDKKTEASTTEDKKTSKSDNPENRKPRPRPKPTNSGQAKKDFQKNNPQHKGNSNGGSNKSSRPQKNSNYDKSNFDKDLKNRYKEPEYEFDSIIASEGVLDIMQDGYGFLRSSDYNYLSSPDDIYVSQSQIRLFGLKTGDTVLGNVRPPKEGEKYFPLIKVNKINGIDPQIVRDRVSFEHLTPLFPQEKFNLAERQSTISTRIIDLFSPIGKGQRGMIVSQPKTGKTMLLKDIANGIAANHPEVYQIILLIDERPEEVTDMQRNVRGEVVASTFDKEATEHVRVANIVLEKAKRLVECGHDVVILLDSITRLARAYNTVQPASGKVLSGGVDANALHKPKRFFGAARNIEGGGSLSIIATALTETGSKMDEVIFEEFKGTGNMELQLDRKIANRRIFPAIDLTSSSTRRDDMLLDESTLQRMWIMRKYLADMNPVEAMEFIEQRFKQTKNNEEFLMTMNQ comes from the coding sequence ATGTTTGAGATTACAGATTTAAAATCAAAAAAGCTACCTGAATTACAGGAAATCGCTAAGGGACTTAAAGTTCCAAAATTCAAAACTTTGAAGAAATTGGATTTGGTATATCAAATCCTAGACCTACAAGCCGCCAACCCGAAAGCAGCGGCAGCAATAGCACCAACCACGGAAACTCCAAGTAAACCAAAACCTAGGCCGAGGCCAAGGAAAGACACAAGCGGGAAAAAAGAGGAAACACAAACGGATAAAAAAACAGAGGCCTCAACAACGGAAGATAAGAAAACTTCAAAATCGGATAACCCCGAAAATAGAAAACCAAGACCGAGGCCAAAACCCACCAACAGCGGTCAAGCAAAAAAAGATTTTCAGAAAAATAATCCGCAGCATAAGGGCAATAGCAATGGAGGCAGCAACAAAAGTTCCCGTCCGCAAAAAAACAGTAATTACGACAAAAGTAATTTTGATAAGGACTTAAAGAACCGCTATAAGGAACCGGAATATGAATTTGATAGCATTATAGCTAGCGAAGGCGTTTTGGATATTATGCAAGACGGTTACGGATTTCTTCGTTCTTCCGATTACAATTACCTTTCCTCACCGGATGATATTTATGTTTCACAATCCCAGATTAGACTTTTTGGGTTAAAAACTGGAGATACGGTTTTAGGAAACGTAAGACCACCGAAGGAAGGAGAAAAATATTTCCCACTAATCAAGGTCAACAAGATTAACGGTATCGACCCTCAAATTGTAAGGGATAGGGTGTCATTTGAACATTTAACACCACTTTTTCCTCAAGAGAAGTTTAATCTTGCAGAAAGGCAAAGTACCATATCAACAAGAATTATCGATTTGTTTTCACCTATTGGTAAAGGACAGAGGGGTATGATCGTGTCTCAGCCAAAAACAGGTAAAACCATGCTTTTAAAGGATATAGCCAACGGAATTGCGGCAAATCATCCTGAAGTATATCAAATTATCCTCTTAATAGATGAACGCCCGGAGGAGGTAACAGATATGCAACGCAACGTGCGTGGCGAAGTGGTTGCTTCAACGTTTGACAAGGAAGCTACGGAACACGTAAGGGTAGCCAACATCGTATTGGAAAAAGCAAAACGCTTGGTAGAGTGCGGTCATGATGTCGTCATTTTATTGGATTCCATTACCAGATTGGCAAGAGCTTATAACACGGTACAACCGGCTTCAGGTAAAGTCTTGAGTGGTGGTGTAGATGCGAATGCCTTGCACAAACCAAAAAGGTTCTTTGGAGCGGCCCGTAATATTGAAGGTGGTGGGTCACTATCCATTATCGCCACAGCTTTGACTGAAACAGGCTCTAAAATGGACGAGGTTATTTTTGAGGAATTCAAGGGTACCGGCAACATGGAATTACAGTTGGACAGAAAAATTGCCAACAGAAGAATATTCCCGGCTATAGACTTAACTTCTTCAAGTACCAGACGCGACGACATGTTATTGGACGAAAGTACTTTACAGCGTATGTGGATCATGCGCAAGTATCTTGCCGACATGAATCCTGTGGAAGCCATGGAATTTATAGAGCAGCGATTTAAACAAACAAAAAACAACGAAGAGTTCTTGATGACCATGAACCAGTAG
- the tpiA gene encoding triose-phosphate isomerase produces the protein MRSKIVAGNWKMNKNLEETEALLAELSAKLPDTNAEVMVAPTYVNLNNAVRHLESSKIEVIAQNMHFAESGAYTGEISADMLLNIGIDTVIIGHSERRAYFGETDEILAKKVSAALKKGMRVMFCFGEELEDRKSGNHFKVVESQLKNALFSLEASEWSKIILAYEPVWAIGTGETASPEQAQEMHAFIRKTIMEAYDTSVATNISILYGGSVKPGNAEEIFSKPDVDGGLIGGASLIADDFIAIIKAI, from the coding sequence ATGAGAAGTAAAATAGTAGCCGGGAACTGGAAAATGAATAAAAATTTGGAGGAAACCGAAGCTTTGTTGGCAGAACTGTCCGCCAAGTTGCCGGACACCAATGCTGAGGTAATGGTGGCACCAACTTATGTTAATCTAAACAATGCAGTTCGACATTTGGAATCTTCTAAGATTGAAGTTATTGCCCAGAACATGCATTTTGCAGAAAGCGGAGCCTATACCGGGGAAATTTCAGCTGATATGTTATTGAATATTGGTATAGACACCGTTATCATTGGTCATTCCGAAAGACGAGCCTATTTTGGGGAAACGGATGAAATTTTAGCAAAGAAAGTTTCCGCAGCGTTAAAAAAAGGTATGAGGGTGATGTTCTGTTTTGGTGAAGAGTTGGAAGACCGCAAGTCCGGTAACCACTTCAAGGTGGTAGAAAGTCAACTGAAAAATGCACTCTTTTCTTTAGAAGCATCGGAATGGTCTAAGATAATTTTAGCATATGAACCTGTATGGGCCATAGGTACTGGAGAGACCGCCTCTCCGGAACAAGCTCAAGAGATGCATGCATTTATTCGAAAAACCATTATGGAGGCATACGATACGTCGGTAGCAACCAACATATCCATTCTTTACGGTGGAAGTGTAAAGCCTGGCAACGCGGAAGAAATCTTTTCCAAACCTGACGTAGACGGGGGCCTAATTGGAGGGGCTTCTTTAATAGCGGATGATTTTATTGCAATCATAAAAGCTATTTAG
- a CDS encoding ABC transporter ATP-binding protein: MDKDSGKAFDTRLFKRLMAHTRPYRITFYGVAIAAILLSGFAVLTPVILREIIDDAIKGRDAQRLLYLTLAMLVVLIGQVVSQLGFNYYANWLGESVIRDIRIELFRKMLGFRMKYFDNSSLGVLVTRAVADMQRIGEIFSQGFFVIVSDLLKMLVAAVVMLVINWKLALIVFTVLPIILYATRLFQKAMKVAFTEVRAEVSNLNSFVQERITGMKIVQLFTREKIESENFRKINEKHKKAWLKTVWYNSIFFPIAEIVSSITVGLIVWYGGLQNVANISNDIAGTVFAFIMLIDLLFRPLRQIADKFNTLQMGMVAANRVFNILDTKSNIEDIGTVENHEVRGDIVFKDVRFGYLEDEEVLHGISFEVKAGETIAIVGATGAGKSTIINLLNRFYEINSGTISVDGIDIKDYKLASLRTHIAVVLQDVFLFADTIANNISLKEPSITIADIEKAAEAIGVDEFITSLPGGYEYNVKERGSMLSSGQRQLIAFLRAYVSNPSILVLDEATSSVDTYSEQLIQRATEKITEGRTSIVIAHRLATIKKADKIIVMDAGKIVEMGTHKQLLKKGGYYSNLYEAQFLAEEVA; this comes from the coding sequence ATGGATAAAGATTCCGGTAAAGCTTTTGACACGCGACTATTTAAGCGTTTAATGGCTCATACCAGACCTTATCGAATTACTTTCTACGGCGTTGCTATCGCCGCAATTTTGCTTTCAGGTTTTGCTGTCCTAACCCCCGTTATTCTTAGGGAAATTATCGATGATGCCATAAAGGGACGCGATGCACAAAGATTACTGTACCTGACATTAGCCATGCTGGTCGTGCTTATAGGTCAGGTAGTAAGTCAGCTGGGTTTCAACTACTACGCCAACTGGTTAGGGGAGTCCGTTATCAGGGATATTCGGATAGAACTCTTTAGAAAGATGCTCGGATTTCGAATGAAGTATTTCGACAATTCCTCCTTGGGGGTTTTAGTAACTAGGGCTGTTGCGGATATGCAACGCATTGGGGAGATTTTTAGTCAGGGATTTTTCGTTATTGTTTCGGATTTACTCAAAATGTTGGTCGCGGCGGTTGTGATGTTAGTTATTAACTGGAAATTGGCCCTCATCGTATTTACGGTTTTACCAATCATATTATATGCGACCAGATTATTTCAAAAGGCCATGAAAGTGGCTTTTACCGAAGTAAGAGCGGAAGTGTCCAATTTAAATTCCTTTGTTCAGGAACGTATAACGGGAATGAAAATCGTGCAACTTTTTACACGAGAAAAAATTGAAAGCGAAAACTTCCGAAAAATAAACGAGAAACATAAAAAGGCTTGGTTAAAAACAGTTTGGTACAATTCTATTTTCTTTCCTATCGCTGAAATCGTTTCGTCCATAACCGTGGGTTTGATAGTCTGGTACGGGGGGCTTCAAAACGTGGCCAATATTTCCAATGATATCGCAGGTACCGTTTTTGCGTTTATTATGTTAATCGACTTACTATTTAGACCCCTACGGCAGATTGCGGATAAATTTAATACGTTACAGATGGGGATGGTAGCGGCCAATAGGGTTTTCAATATATTGGATACGAAGAGTAATATTGAGGATATCGGTACGGTTGAAAACCATGAAGTTAGAGGGGACATTGTGTTTAAAGATGTACGGTTCGGATATCTTGAGGATGAAGAAGTGTTGCACGGTATTTCGTTCGAGGTCAAGGCTGGGGAGACTATTGCCATAGTTGGGGCAACGGGAGCGGGAAAATCTACCATAATCAATTTATTGAATAGGTTCTACGAAATTAATTCAGGGACTATCAGCGTAGATGGCATAGATATAAAGGATTATAAATTAGCTTCACTAAGGACTCACATTGCAGTAGTACTTCAGGATGTTTTCCTGTTTGCGGATACTATCGCCAATAATATATCCCTTAAGGAACCTTCTATCACAATTGCCGATATTGAAAAGGCTGCCGAGGCCATAGGGGTGGATGAGTTTATCACAAGTCTTCCTGGAGGTTACGAATATAATGTGAAAGAACGGGGTAGTATGTTGTCCAGTGGGCAACGCCAGCTTATCGCTTTTTTAAGGGCCTATGTAAGTAATCCAAGTATTTTAGTATTGGACGAGGCGACATCTAGTGTAGACACGTACTCTGAACAGCTCATACAACGTGCCACGGAAAAAATTACGGAGGGACGCACTTCAATTGTTATTGCCCACCGTCTGGCTACTATTAAAAAGGCAGATAAAATTATCGTAATGGATGCCGGTAAGATTGTTGAAATGGGCACACATAAACAACTACTCAAAAAAGGTGGATATTACAGTAATCTCTACGAGGCTCAGTTTCTGGCTGAGGAGGTAGCTTAA
- a CDS encoding DUF1599 domain-containing protein: MQQTAGQYDAVIKACRDLYQKKMLDYGCAWRILRLPSLTDQIFIKAQRIRGLQENAVRKIDEDAKSEFIGIINYSVMALIQLELGVVDQPDLSPEEAIALYDKHIEITKKLMLDKNHDYGEAWRDMRVSSLTDLILQKLLRVKAIENNKGKTLVSEGIDANYQDMINYAVFALIHLELGTKSE; this comes from the coding sequence ATGCAACAAACGGCGGGGCAATATGATGCGGTAATTAAAGCATGCCGAGATCTTTATCAGAAAAAAATGTTGGATTATGGATGTGCATGGCGTATTCTTAGGTTGCCATCCCTAACCGACCAGATTTTTATAAAAGCCCAGCGCATTAGGGGTCTTCAGGAAAATGCTGTGAGAAAGATAGATGAAGATGCAAAATCTGAATTTATCGGAATTATTAACTATTCGGTTATGGCGCTTATTCAATTGGAACTTGGAGTGGTAGACCAGCCTGACTTATCGCCCGAAGAGGCCATTGCTCTTTACGATAAACATATTGAGATTACCAAAAAACTCATGCTTGATAAAAATCATGACTATGGGGAGGCATGGCGAGATATGAGAGTGAGTTCATTAACAGATTTAATCCTTCAAAAATTACTCCGTGTAAAGGCCATAGAGAATAATAAGGGTAAAACCTTGGTAAGTGAAGGTATCGATGCAAATTATCAGGATATGATTAACTATGCAGTTTTTGCTTTGATACATTTGGAATTAGGAACGAAATCCGAGTAG
- the folP gene encoding dihydropteroate synthase, whose protein sequence is MTINCKGILIDLTAPKVMGILNCTPDSFYDGGRFKNDKSILDQVGHMFKAGASFIDVGAYSSKPGADEVSEELELKRIVPVVELILKSYPDSILSIDTFRSKVALECLEAGAAVINDISSGLRDENMLATVSRMKAPYIMMHMRGTSKTMQQQTNYKDVMEDILYFFSHRLEAAKSFGINDIIIDPGFGFAKTLEQNYKLLQELRAMKIIGHPLLVGLSRKSMIYKLLETHANEALNGTTALNMIALDRGANILRVHDVMEAMECVLLYQQLAR, encoded by the coding sequence ATGACCATTAACTGCAAAGGAATACTAATAGATTTAACCGCTCCAAAAGTAATGGGTATTCTGAATTGTACACCAGATTCCTTTTATGACGGCGGTAGATTTAAAAACGATAAAAGCATACTTGACCAAGTAGGGCATATGTTTAAAGCGGGAGCTAGTTTTATTGATGTTGGTGCCTATAGCTCCAAACCTGGCGCCGATGAAGTTTCAGAAGAACTTGAATTGAAGCGCATCGTTCCTGTAGTGGAATTGATACTAAAAAGTTACCCTGATTCAATTTTGTCCATTGATACGTTCCGAAGTAAGGTAGCCTTGGAATGTTTGGAAGCAGGTGCAGCCGTAATCAATGATATTTCTTCTGGATTACGGGATGAAAATATGCTCGCTACCGTTTCCCGAATGAAAGCGCCTTATATTATGATGCACATGCGGGGTACTTCAAAGACCATGCAGCAACAGACCAACTATAAGGACGTGATGGAAGATATTCTCTATTTTTTCTCGCATCGTTTGGAGGCGGCTAAATCATTTGGAATAAATGATATTATCATCGATCCTGGTTTTGGTTTTGCAAAAACTCTTGAACAGAATTATAAACTACTACAAGAATTGCGGGCTATGAAAATTATTGGGCATCCGCTGCTAGTGGGATTGAGCAGAAAATCCATGATATATAAACTTTTGGAAACCCATGCTAATGAAGCCCTAAACGGGACGACCGCTTTAAATATGATCGCTTTGGACAGAGGGGCTAATATTCTTAGGGTGCATGATGTAATGGAAGCCATGGAATGTGTTCTGCTGTACCAGCAGTTAGCAAGGTGA
- the cdaA gene encoding diadenylate cyclase CdaA, whose translation MDFLNFIDFKITDILDIVLVAILLYYIYKLVRGSVAINIFIGIVIVWAFWKLTELLGMEMISSMVGAFMQVGLIALIIVFQQEIRKFLLMIGSTNFANKRNFIKHFKFLRQEGIATSVDVDAILAACEKMASTKTGAILVIERSNSLDFIKNSGDRMNIEITKPIIESIFYKNSPLHDGAAVIVNNYIVATRVILPVSNERNIPLRFGLRHRAAVGITEKTDALSIVVSEETGQISYIKNGAFIMYESIPELATMIKQDLV comes from the coding sequence TTGGATTTTTTGAATTTTATTGATTTTAAGATTACCGATATTCTAGATATCGTTTTGGTAGCTATTCTGCTCTATTATATTTACAAGCTGGTAAGGGGATCTGTAGCCATTAATATTTTTATCGGTATTGTAATCGTCTGGGCATTCTGGAAATTAACCGAGCTGTTGGGAATGGAAATGATCAGTAGTATGGTCGGTGCCTTTATGCAGGTTGGTTTGATTGCATTGATTATTGTCTTTCAACAAGAGATTCGAAAATTTCTTTTAATGATCGGTTCCACCAACTTCGCCAACAAGAGAAATTTCATTAAGCATTTTAAGTTTCTAAGACAGGAAGGTATTGCTACCAGTGTTGATGTTGATGCTATTTTAGCGGCTTGTGAGAAAATGGCGAGCACCAAAACCGGGGCTATACTGGTTATTGAACGTAGTAACTCACTCGATTTTATCAAGAATTCCGGCGATCGAATGAACATTGAAATCACAAAGCCCATCATTGAAAGCATATTTTATAAAAATAGTCCATTACATGACGGCGCAGCCGTAATCGTAAACAACTATATCGTTGCAACACGTGTCATCTTACCGGTGTCCAATGAACGGAATATTCCCTTACGCTTTGGTCTACGACATAGGGCCGCTGTTGGCATAACAGAGAAAACAGACGCATTGAGTATTGTAGTGAGCGAGGAGACCGGACAAATTTCCTATATTAAAAATGGGGCGTTTATCATGTACGAATCCATTCCAGAACTGGCCACAATGATAAAACAAGACTTAGTTTAA
- a CDS encoding metallophosphoesterase family protein, producing MTKILLLSDTHSYIDDTILKYAKEADEIWHAGDIGTLNVTDTLAKLKPVRGVHGNIDDHVIQKEFPENNRFFCEGVDVWITHIGGYPPKYNSRTRDEIKSNPPKLFICGHSHILKVMWDKKLGILHMNPGACGKHGFHQVRTMLRFVINGSDIKDLEIIELGKR from the coding sequence ATGACAAAAATCCTCTTACTTTCAGATACCCATTCCTATATTGACGATACCATTTTGAAATATGCAAAAGAGGCCGATGAAATTTGGCATGCAGGAGATATTGGGACTTTAAACGTAACAGATACACTGGCAAAACTGAAGCCGGTCCGGGGGGTCCATGGGAACATAGATGACCATGTTATCCAAAAAGAGTTTCCGGAAAACAATAGATTTTTTTGCGAAGGTGTGGATGTTTGGATAACTCACATTGGCGGCTATCCACCAAAATACAATTCACGAACCCGAGATGAAATAAAGAGCAACCCTCCTAAGCTGTTCATTTGTGGTCACTCGCATATTCTAAAAGTGATGTGGGACAAGAAGCTAGGCATTTTACATATGAATCCTGGCGCCTGTGGCAAACACGGTTTTCATCAAGTTAGGACCATGCTGCGGTTTGTCATCAATGGTAGCGATATTAAAGATTTGGAGATAATTGAGCTAGGTAAACGTTAG
- a CDS encoding DUF3667 domain-containing protein — protein sequence MECKNCSNQLRTDYSFCPDCGAKVIRNRLTVKNLWYDATERFFNVDNTFLITFKHLFTKPDEVIAGYINGVRKKYLNPISYFTIAITMGGLFVYLMSEFFPDALSYQFQNVDVNNLNDSEKFAIDFQKN from the coding sequence ATGGAATGTAAGAACTGTAGCAATCAACTGCGGACGGATTATAGTTTTTGTCCGGACTGTGGAGCAAAGGTGATTCGAAATAGACTTACCGTAAAAAATTTGTGGTACGACGCTACTGAGCGTTTCTTTAATGTGGATAACACATTTCTCATCACATTTAAACATCTCTTTACAAAACCAGATGAAGTAATTGCTGGATACATTAATGGTGTTAGAAAAAAATATCTGAATCCCATTAGCTATTTTACAATTGCTATCACAATGGGAGGTTTGTTCGTTTATTTAATGAGTGAATTCTTTCCAGATGCCTTAAGCTATCAATTTCAAAATGTGGATGTTAACAACTTAAACGATTCTGAAAAGTTCGCGATTGATTTTCAAAAAAATTGA
- a CDS encoding BT_3928 family protein, with amino-acid sequence MRYVIGIVRIFVGVLFVISGFIKLNDPVGFSFKLEEYFSQGVLDLPVFMPYALAISIFVVIVEVLLGIMLILGIKVKFTVWSLLGMIVFFTFLTFYSAYFNKVTDCGCFGDAIKLTPWESFTKDVVLLLLILLLFFGQKYITPLFRPFLTKIILIASFLFSVGYVYYVLNHLPVIDFRPYEIGKNIEDGMNVPEGAPKAIFEYAWKFNVNGEEKIIVTNGDYPAVDGEFIGVETEEIQKGYEPPVHDFTIEQEGEDYAKALLQEPKLVAIIAYDLRKTNESVFGEIKEVTDKAMQNGYKVIGMSASGPDQTKALTEQYKLNFDFYFTDETTLKTIVRSNPGVMVLEKGTIVQKVHYNDLDDLKFE; translated from the coding sequence ATGCGATATGTAATTGGAATAGTCAGAATATTTGTTGGAGTATTATTTGTTATAAGTGGCTTTATAAAGCTCAACGATCCCGTAGGTTTCTCCTTTAAGCTGGAAGAGTATTTTAGTCAGGGGGTGCTGGATTTACCGGTGTTCATGCCCTACGCACTTGCCATATCCATATTCGTTGTCATTGTAGAAGTATTGTTGGGAATTATGCTCATTCTTGGGATTAAAGTAAAGTTTACGGTATGGAGTCTGTTGGGAATGATCGTATTTTTTACATTTCTTACCTTTTATTCGGCATACTTCAATAAAGTGACCGATTGTGGTTGTTTCGGAGATGCTATTAAGTTGACACCATGGGAGTCGTTCACGAAGGACGTGGTGCTGCTATTGCTCATTTTACTATTGTTCTTTGGCCAGAAGTATATAACACCGCTATTCAGACCGTTTCTTACTAAAATTATACTTATTGCTTCCTTTCTATTCTCGGTGGGTTACGTCTATTATGTTTTGAATCATTTACCCGTAATAGATTTTAGACCTTATGAAATTGGAAAGAATATTGAGGATGGCATGAATGTTCCTGAAGGTGCTCCTAAAGCTATTTTTGAATATGCTTGGAAGTTTAATGTAAACGGCGAGGAGAAAATTATTGTTACCAATGGAGATTATCCTGCGGTTGATGGGGAATTCATAGGGGTAGAGACCGAAGAAATTCAAAAAGGTTATGAGCCTCCCGTACATGACTTTACCATAGAGCAAGAGGGTGAAGATTATGCAAAGGCACTTTTGCAGGAACCAAAGTTGGTTGCCATTATAGCATATGATTTAAGAAAAACTAATGAATCTGTTTTTGGTGAAATTAAGGAGGTTACCGACAAAGCGATGCAGAATGGATACAAGGTAATTGGAATGTCCGCCTCGGGACCTGACCAGACCAAAGCGTTAACCGAGCAATATAAATTGAATTTCGATTTTTATTTCACGGATGAAACAACTTTAAAGACCATTGTAAGGTCAAATCCAGGTGTAATGGTTTTGGAAAAGGGAACGATAGTACAAAAGGTTCATTACAACGATTTGGACGATTTAAAATTTGAATAA